Below is a window of Apodemus sylvaticus chromosome 5, mApoSyl1.1, whole genome shotgun sequence DNA.
gtctccctagctgtttattttttgttgtgcTAGGGATTGATTGAACCCTGGGCCTGTACCACTAGGCCACATCCATAActctacattttgtttttaaggagagtttttagacatttttattaagagcattttttttctgctttatgaAAGAATAAGAACTGAATATGGTCAGTGGTTGAAAATGTCCAGTTTTTCATATATAAAGTAGAAGAAATATgacaagataaaatatttttgaaagaaaaattctggAAGATACACCTTTTTTAGGAAACCATAGTTATATATGAAAAGAACACTTTCTCCTTTGAGCTAGAATTGTATTTGTAATGGAAGATTCTCTGATATAGAATAGGCATTATTTGacattattctttattccttAGATTTCCATGAGGACAGTTGACAAGGACCTGAATGGCCTCATTTTAGCTATTTCTGTGTGTGGAGCTATTACTTGCTCCTTCAGTTCTGATCCCTGGTGCGACAGTGGCTCCTGAGCACCATGAAAGTTGTCCCAGAGAAGAATGCTGTGCGAATCCTCTGGGGTCGAGAACGGGGCACTCGTGCCATGGGTGCCCAGCGACTTCTGCAGGAGCTGGTGGAGGATAAGACTCGATGGATGAAATGGGAGGGCAAGGTAAGAGAACGGTGTCCTTGACCTCGGATTTGTGGGGATGTCAGTAAATTGGTACCGTAGAATAGATTAATGGTAGGGTGGTGATATAATTTATCTTGTCCGTGAGACTTGATAGAGCTAGTTTGGGAAATTGGTTTATAATGTAAAAGATAAGAATAGAAATGTTCTTCCTGAATTTAGATTTATCTTAGTTTATAATTTgattaaaatcttcagatttttagTTTGCACTGTGATACTAGAGTGGCTTCTGTGAAATCATGCTAtgctgtgtgtgttgtttatttatttatttgtttgcttgtttgttttctcccaGAGAGTAGAACTGCCCGATAGTCCACGCTCGACCTTCTTACTGGCCTTCAGCCCAGACAGGTACCTAATACTTAGTTGTAGCTTAAGATTTGAGATGACATGGCTTTCTGTACTCTTGGTTTAGCTTCATCATCCAGATTAATCCATAGAGACTCTTTGAAGCACTGGATGAATGTGTGAAAGTATATATggcgtgtatacacacacacacacactatatatatatatatatatatatatatatatatatatatatatatatatatatatatatatatatatatatatatataatgtatatatttataattataatatatattagaaatggatagaaaagggggctggagagatgactcagcggttaagagcattgactgctctaccagaggtcctgagttcaattcccagcaagtacatggtggcttgcaaccatctgtaataagatctgatgccctcttctggtgtgtctgaagacagctacagtgtgctcatatgcataaaataaataaataaatcttcaaagaacaaagaaatgaagagaaagtaaacaaataatgcCACctggaagaataaaaaaaattatgaagagaATTGTGAAAGTCAAGGCTCAGAATTTAACTAGGCTCTTAACATTGCTTTgcctgacagacagacaccagcAATGAAGGCAATATGTATTATTTGGTGACAGTGTGGGAAAACCAGAAGcctttaaaaatgagaatatttcTGTTGTGTATAAAGAAACTACCTTGCAGGCAtaccttcatttctttcatttgtagTAAATAGTTTAGGGAataatgttgtttttttttgttttctaaagctggTAAAATTTCTCTACCCCCCAACATGTTTTTTAATTATTCCTACATTTTGATTCCCTAGGACTCTCTTGGCGTCCACACACGTGAACCATAACATCTATATTACAGAGGTTAAGACTGGCAAGTGTGTTCACTCTCTGATTGGACACCGCCGTACTCCATGGTGTGTCACTTTTCATCCCACCATCTCAGGCCTTATTGCTTCTGGCTGCCTGGATGGGGAAGTTAGGATTTGGGATTTACATGTAAGTATTTTTTgggctgctttcttttctttggtatTCTAGACACAGATATTTGCCATTAGATTCTTACTTCTGGCTGAGAAACTAACCACTTTGTTAGTACTATATTGCTCACTTAAAGGATGGAAACTCTAGTTCCTACCTATCCATTATGAagtaaacataaattaaaatgagTCCACCAGCTCATTTTAAGATTGTATAGGAGGAGGCTCTAACATGGATTGTCTTGGAGTACTATGCTCATGATCGACACACAAGCCCTGTCCTGATAAGGCTAGTGGGTTGCTCTGCACTATGCTTGCTCCAAGCTGGAATGGTCACAGTTGTCAGAAACTGAGTAGAAGCTTTATAATTGACTCGAAGACATTAATGTTTGTCCTATAAATTATTGCCACTGCTAGATGACTATTTATAtacattgttttttttataaaagacatGTTTAAAGTAAGCCCTATAAGAATTCGTTTTATCTCaaatggaaatttatttttatttagagacAAGAGTCTTGCTATGCAAATCTGGCTGGCTTGGAAATgtctatgtagagcaggctaccctcaaactcatggagatctacatgcctctgccttcttagtgctagaattaaagccATCTACCATTGTGTTTTGATAAAGATTGCAATTGCAAGTGGAAatactagggatcaaacccaggacttcatatATGTGAAATACATGCTTTACCACCAAGCTATATAATTCTATATAGacccccttctctttttctctcccattcttcccctgcccctccctgtcccccccccccccaccttttctTTGAGACTAGGTATCACTGtatgttcaggctggcctcaaattcgtGTCAGTCTTCTtgctttgcttcccaagtgctgggattaatcaTATTTAGCTCTTCAATGTAATTCTCTTCACATGGACTCCCCAGTCTTGTTGGTAGTTTGTATTCTGAGAATATTTTTGGATTGATTCATTTGCAGGGTGGCAGTGAAAGCTGGTTCACAGATAGCAACAATGCCATAGCCTCCTTGGCTTTCCACCCTACGGCTCAGCTCCTACTGATTGCCACTGCAAATGAGATCCATTTCTGGGATTGGAGTCGTCGGGAGCCCTTTGCTGTGGTGAAAACAGCTAGTGAGATGGAACGTGTCCGGTAAGTGCTGTGTTCTGTCAACTGCATCAGGCACCAGGCTGacatgaaagaatatttttaactaCTGTTATTTCAGGAGACAGGTTGTTATCTCTACTTAGAACAGTCATTAGTTTTCTTTAGGGTATTTGTTAGCATCATCATGACTGATTAGCCCAGAAGCAGTTCATTTTAATTATGGCCTCATCTTGTGGTCTCTGCAGATCAGGGTCGTTTGATAAAATCCTACTTAGGTTTCAGGCTGTCTGCACTTGGGCTTACCCTTTGGGAAGcctctcaaaaataaatgagtaaCTTGATAGCTTGGTGGCTGATTGCTTACTTACTATTGGctatttactttatatttgtatttatatttatcaaGTTATAAAATAGAGATATAGACATGTATCTGAGCTATATAAGGAGTCTAAGTCTTCCTGGATTAGttagcaagactctgtcttacaaaacaaaataccaggCTAGATATAGTAGTCCACACCCTAATCTAAGCATTTGGAAGGTAGAATCAGCAGAATagatagatctttgtgagtttgaggccatcttgttctatatagtgagtttcaggataaccagttacatagtgagactatcttaaaacaaaaaaaaaaacaaaaacaaaactacccaAAATACCAAAACCACTGTATAGCTGGGTATGTAGTAAGATTGCACAGCTCTTGCCTATTACATCTATGGCCTTGGATTCAGTTCTCCACACTACAGAAACAAGATATACACTGCCTAAATTAGACTGGATACCTTGTTTTCTTAGGGCTGGATATAGATTGGTTTTCTGGCTTCCAGCCATATCACTTCATACTGATACTTTGTTGTCACTAGAGTGAGTACTTTTTGCTAAGTGTAGCAGCTGTATAAAGGGAAACCTGAGTCTGTGTGGCAGTATTCTGACTTACCATTTAAATGGGCTCTTACATGTTGAACAGATACTTATTTAATGTAGCTGCTAACTGTGATGTAAGCCTGGATATTTTTCAAAACTGAAACCATTACCTGAGGATGTAGCCCAAGTTAATAGAATGGCTTGTCTTGCATGAATGATCCTTAGTTGCACATAAGGTAagtgtgttggtgcacacctgtaataccaatACTGAGATGGTAAAGGCAGAAGAATCAAAAGTTTAAGGTCATCTATAACCAGCTGTTGACTTGTAAActatataagaccctgtctcaaaaaaaagaaagaaaggaagaaaggaagaaaggaaggaaggaaggaaggaaggaaggaaggaagaaagaaagaaagaaagaaagaaagaaagaaagaaagaaagaaagaaagaaagaaagaaagaaagaaagggagagagaaagaaagaaaagtgaaatttctttcttaatgCATTAGGAAACAACATAAACctttattttaatgtctttaaaattttctgaaagacTAGGCAGATGTGTAGCATTCAGGAATCTGAGGCAGAACATTTGTGAGTCTGAAGATGACCTGGACTACATAGATAAACTATCTTCAGAAGTGATTGGGAGGGGGAGAAAATAAAgagttttgaaagcatgaagggtGTAGTCTGACAATTTCCATTTCTCAGTTAACATGGTCTTTGTCCCTTGTTCTTTTATATTTCAGTTTGGTGAgatttgatccacttggacactACTTACTTACAGCTATTGTTAACCCTTCTAATCAGCAGGTAAGGCAGGGTCCAACCATCCAACTCTAGTCGAACTGTGAGGTACTCTCTAAACTAGTACTCtaattttgatcatattattatttctttattattaaatatctatTATGTATTATAATAATGAATTTATTATTACTAAAATGTAATTCTGATTATATTTTAGTTCTTAACATTTCTGTAATTCTTTTCCATCaagattttaattaatttctgaTGCTATCAAAAGTTATATAATTTTCACAGGAGAGTCAATTTTTTAACCCTTGTGAATAAAACATGAGAAACAAGCCTtgtcagagctggagaaatggacTTAGCAGTTAAAAGTAGTGTACTTCTATTGATGTGGACATGAGTTCTGTTTTCAGTCCCTGTTTTGGGCTGCTTACTCCTGCCCATAACTCTAGCTCTAAGAaatccagtgcccttttctgtCCTGTTCCCAGTGTTTAGATGTGTGTGGCATATAGCCACACAtagacccacacacatatataaacaaacaaacaataatttaaaaaatacgtGTAGgaattttgcctgaatgtgtgtgtgtgtgtaatgtgtttatatagtgaccacagaggccagaagaagacattagattttttggaactggagttacagccagttgtaaccaccatgtggatcctgggaaccaaacccaggtcctctgcaaaagcaacaagtattttaatcactgagccatctctctggcttctaaaactaaatattaaaaagaaagaagtaaccagaggctggagaaatggctcagcagttaagagcactttatgtttcttgcagaggaccctggtttgaaTGTCAGCACTCATGTAGCagttcccaaccatctgtaactctagttctaggtaTCTGATTCCTTCTGCTGACCTCCATAGACCCATACATGTATgtgatacacataaacacatgcaggcaaaagcatgcagacataaaataaaatataaataaatctaaaataaaaaaggaaataacttGTCTTCATCATGTATATGCCCCTGGCTGGTTGACTATTGTTTCCCCATACTGCTTCTGTGTCACAGAGATGCCTGTTATAAAATACTTGTTTTGCCTGTACTCATTTAGATATGTTGCCAATTGGAAATGCATAATTTAATACCACATGATAGTTTTCAATCTGAAGCCAGTTTTCATTACTTTATGGGGAGAGAGTTTTTGCTTATTGATGGAGGTGGTTCTTCTTGGATGATTATCAGTCAGTTTTAAGTTTCTCTTGATTTGTTTGGAGGTTCTGTCTAATTGTTGTGCTCTACTCTGTCCTCCTGCTGGTCCATGTTTCAGGGTGATGATGAACCAGAAATCCCTATAGATGGAACAGAGTTATCTCACTACCGTCAGCGTGCCCTCCTGCAATCACAGCCAGTCCGCCGGACACCTCTCCTTCACAATTTCCTGCACATGCTGTCCTCCCGCTCCTCTGGCATCCAGGTGGGAGAGCAAAGCACAGTACAAGATTCTgctaccccctcacccccaccgcCTCCCCCTCAGCCCTCCACGGAGCGTCCCAGGACTTCCGCTTACATCAGACTCCGACAGCGGGTCAGTTACCCCACCACAGTTGAGTGCTGCCAGCACCCTGGGATCCTGTGCCTTTGCAGCCGCTGTGCTGGCACTCGAGTTCCTTCCCTCTTGCCACACCAGGACAGTGTCCCCCCTGCTTCTGCCAGAGCTACtaccccttccttttcttttgtacAGACCGAGCCCTTCCACCCCCCGGAGCAGGCTTCATCAACGCAGCAGGACCAGGGCCTCCTGAACCGGCCGTCTGCCTTCAGTACAGTCCAGAGCAGCACTGCGGGCAACACGCTCCGCAACCTCAGTCTGGGTCCTACCCGTCGCTCTTTGGGGGGCCCTTTGTCTAGCCACCCTTCTAGGTATCACAGAGAACTAGCCCCTGGGCTGACAGGTTCTGAGTGGACCCGGACAGTACTCACTCTGAACTCACGTTCTGAGGTAGAATCTATGCCCCCACCGAGGACAAGTGCCTCATCAGTGAGTTTGCTTTCTGTACTGAGACAGCAGGAAGGTGGCTCTCAGGCATCTGTGTACACTTCAGCCACAGAAGGGAGGGGTTTTCCATCATCAGGGTTGGCAACTGAGTCAGATGGAGGGAATGGTTCCAGCCACAACAACTCAGGCAACATTCGCCATGAGCTTCAATGTGACCTGAGACGCTTCTTTTTGGAGTATGACAGGCTGCAGGAGCTGGATCAGAGCCTGAGTGGGGAAACTCCCCAAACCCAACAGGCTCAGGAAATGCTCAACAATAATATTGAATCTGAGAGACCAGGTCCTTCCCATCAGCCTGCCCCCCACAGCAGTGAGAACAACTCTAACCTGTCTCGGGGCCACCTTAATCGATGCCGTGCTTGCCATAATCTTCTAACCTTCAACAATGATACCCTTCGTTGGGAAAGAACCACACCTAACTACTCATCTGGTGAGGCTAGCTCTTCCTGGCACGTCTCTACTACCTTTGAGGGCATGCCACCAAGTGGCAACCAGCTACCACCTCTTGAGCGGACTGAGGGCCAAATGCCTAGCTCCAGCAGGCTGGAGTTGAGCAGCTCTGCTAGTTCACAAGAGGAGAGGACTGTGGGGGTGGCCTTTAACCAGGAGACAGGCCACTGGGAACGAATTTATACCCAGTCCAGCAGATCTGGAACTGTCTCACAGGAAGCCTTACATCAGGATATGCCTGAAGAAAGCTCTGAAGAAGACTCCCTCAGGAGGTAAGCACCTGCTGTCCTGTGAGCTACCTCCCTGCCTCTTTTCCCTAATACCCATGGTCTGCAGTTCTAGTGGTGCTGTGGCTTTATACAAAGTATCTGGGACTCATGCATCTGGTTCTGGTCTTGCACATTATTTTGGGAAATCTTACTTTTGTTGCAGGGATAGTATCAGTCCTAGTGGTATGAGTTAACTGTTGTACTAGTTTATTTTTGTCCAGACCCAAAGCTCTGGTTTTAGCCTTGAAAGGGAAATGTTGATTGGGTTACAGAGGCATGAAGAGATATAATCATTGATTTGGTTTTCTTTGCCTCGCCTTTTGACTTTGAAATATCATAGATATAGGACTAGTTGTTGAAATAAGAGTATGTCTCAAAGGACTATTTATAgtgagaattttaaaagaaacctaGAGTGCTGacagagatatttttttttctagcatttGTGCTAGCTATTCTTTGAATATAGTTTTGAACAACTCCAGTTCAATAAGTAGGTGAAGAATTCCAtagaaaagtgtttttttttttttaaatttaccaaATTTATGTGACTAGACAGTATCTGGGCTGCCCAtttagggtttttgtttatttgtttattggttggtttggttttgatggtGGTGGAAATTAAACTCAAAGCGTTATAAAGTTTCCATACCTAAAATTCTTTGAATGGACCTTATCATTACCATTATCTTGGGATGGGAGAAAAGAATTCATGGAAGGAATGCCTCTCCACACATGAATCGGCATCAGAGACAGCTCtcatgagagagacagagtagGAGTAATAAACTACCTACCACGCGTTCCATGAATGGCTATGTGCATTTCTATCTTGATTTATTGGGTACTTCTTTCTGTGATTATGTAAAGCTCAAACCCAGCATAATCACCAGTTGTCACAATACTGAAGCCAGATAGCGTATAGCTGCACATTACATCTTCTGCTGAGCAACTGAGATTTTCTGACATAAGTTAGGGTGGGAATATAGACTGCACACATCATGTACATGTTATTTATGGAGGATGCTTTAGTCAATAAGCACTAGTGtaatagttatagttatagttttTTCCAGCACTGTGCTAGGCACTGTGCCTACTGGAGTATACACTTTTACTATGGAGGCAACCACATTTACATGAAATCTATCACAAGTGTAGATGATCTagttctacttttaaaaaatcatatctaTATTTATTGTGTACATTGGGGTGGTGTGTGTACCATGACAtatgtatagaggtcagagggcagtttTCAGAAATTTATCTTCTTATGCCTTGTAGAGATCCTGGGGTCATCAGGTCATTGGGCATGGTGGCAAGCACTGTTAACTTGCTTAGCCTTCTCACCGACTCCAATCTGGTGCTTCTTTGTGCACTACTGATGCTAAAAtagaaactaataaaaaacaaccaaaaattagttgttttttttttttttaataaaagggagCTATTACCCAAAAAAGTTAAATAGTATTCTGTAATGAAATGTTGGTAAGACTTGGAAacggaaagatttttttttttttttttttttttttttttttttttagggtaatAGCACATTCTCAAGGAGAAAATATGTAATGTATGCAGAATAGTGGACTGGACATCAAAAATAGAGTAATGAGGTTGTTTCTGTGCCTCAGAGTGAATGAGGCCAGTTTTTGGGAACAGGTTCCTTACTTGGAATATTTACCCTTGCTTAAGGGCCTACATCAGGAGCCTGGGAGTCTGTTCTTGAAAAGCACGAAGGCATCCAGCATAGTGCCTGGCATGTTGTTGACACTCAGAATTTATTAAAGGCAGTCAAGAGAAGGGGCTGTCTTCAACTACTGACATTAGAAGCTTATCATTTTACGCTTCGAAAAATAACTGAGCCTTTAGTCAGCATTTGTCCATCTTTAATGGTACTTCTCATGTGGTGTTCTGAGTAATACCCAAATGGCCTAAAATAAACCCTGTATACCAGTTAATGAGAGCTCACTGTGTAACGTGTCATAGTCTCGCTTTGAGGTGATTGGAAGCAGGGGATAGGACATTCTGGGTGATA
It encodes the following:
- the Ambra1 gene encoding activating molecule in BECN1-regulated autophagy protein 1 isoform X1, translating into MKVVPEKNAVRILWGRERGTRAMGAQRLLQELVEDKTRWMKWEGKRVELPDSPRSTFLLAFSPDRTLLASTHVNHNIYITEVKTGKCVHSLIGHRRTPWCVTFHPTISGLIASGCLDGEVRIWDLHGGSESWFTDSNNAIASLAFHPTAQLLLIATANEIHFWDWSRREPFAVVKTASEMERVRLVRFDPLGHYLLTAIVNPSNQQGDDEPEIPIDGTELSHYRQRALLQSQPVRRTPLLHNFLHMLSSRSSGIQVGEQSTVQDSATPSPPPPPPQPSTERPRTSAYIRLRQRVSYPTTVECCQHPGILCLCSRCAGTRVPSLLPHQDSVPPASARATTPSFSFVQTEPFHPPEQASSTQQDQGLLNRPSAFSTVQSSTAGNTLRNLSLGPTRRSLGGPLSSHPSRYHRELAPGLTGSEWTRTVLTLNSRSEVESMPPPRTSASSVSLLSVLRQQEGGSQASVYTSATEGRGFPSSGLATESDGGNGSSHNNSGNIRHELQCDLRRFFLEYDRLQELDQSLSGETPQTQQAQEMLNNNIESERPGPSHQPAPHSSENNSNLSRGHLNRCRACHNLLTFNNDTLRWERTTPNYSSGEASSSWHVSTTFEGMPPSGNQLPPLERTEGQMPSSSRLELSSSASSQEERTVGVAFNQETGHWERIYTQSSRSGTVSQEALHQDMPEESSEEDSLRRRLLESSLISLSRYDGAGSREHPIYPDPARLSPAAYYAQRMIQYLSRRDSIRQRSMRYQQNRLRSSTSSSSSDNQGPAVEGTDLEFEDFEDSGDRSRHRAPRNARMSAPSLGRFVPRRFLLPEYLPYAGIFHERGQPGLATHSSVNRVLAGAVIGDGQSAVASNIANTTYRLQWWDFTKFDLPEISNASVNVLVQNCKIYNDASCDISADGQLLAAFIPSSQRGFPDEGILAVYSLAPHNLGEMLYTKRFGPNAISVSLSPMGRYVMVGLASRRILLHPSTEHMVAQVFRLQQAHGGETSMRRVFNVLYPMPADQRRHVSINSARWLPEPGLGLAYGTNKGDLVICRPEALNSGIEYYWDQLNETVFTVHSSSRSSERPGTSRATWRTDRDMGLMNAIGLQPRNPTTSVTSQGTQTLALQLQNAETQTEREEEEPGAASSGPGEGEGSEYGGSGEDALSRIQRLMAEGGMTAVVQREQSTTMASMGGFGNNIIVSHRIHRSSQTGTESGAARTSSPQPSTSRGLLSEPGQLAERALSPRTASWEQPSTSGRELPQPALSSSSPVPIPVSLASNEGPTMHCNVTNNSHLPEGDGSNRGEAAGPSGEPRNR
- the Ambra1 gene encoding activating molecule in BECN1-regulated autophagy protein 1 isoform X4, which codes for MKVVPEKNAVRILWGRERGTRAMGAQRLLQELVEDKTRWMKWEGKRVELPDSPRSTFLLAFSPDRTLLASTHVNHNIYITEVKTGKCVHSLIGHRRTPWCVTFHPTISGLIASGCLDGEVRIWDLHGGSESWFTDSNNAIASLAFHPTAQLLLIATANEIHFWDWSRREPFAVVKTASEMERVRLVRFDPLGHYLLTAIVNPSNQQGDDEPEIPIDGTELSHYRQRALLQSQPVRRTPLLHNFLHMLSSRSSGIQTEPFHPPEQASSTQQDQGLLNRPSAFSTVQSSTAGNTLRNLSLGPTRRSLGGPLSSHPSRYHRELAPGLTGSEWTRTVLTLNSRSEVESMPPPRTSASSVSLLSVLRQQEGGSQASVYTSATEGRGFPSSGLATESDGGNGSSHNNSGNIRHELQCDLRRFFLEYDRLQELDQSLSGETPQTQQAQEMLNNNIESERPGPSHQPAPHSSENNSNLSRGHLNRCRACHNLLTFNNDTLRWERTTPNYSSGEASSSWHVSTTFEGMPPSGNQLPPLERTEGQMPSSSRLELSSSASSQEERTVGVAFNQETGHWERIYTQSSRSGTVSQEALHQDMPEESSEEDSLRRLSPAAYYAQRMIQYLSRRDSIRQRSMRYQQNRLRSSTSSSSSDNQGPAVEGTDLEFEDFEDSGDRSRHRAPRNARMSAPSLGRFVPRRFLLPEYLPYAGIFHERGQPGLATHSSVNRVLAGAVIGDGQSAVASNIANTTYRLQWWDFTKFDLPEISNASVNVLVQNCKIYNDASCDISADGQLLAAFIPSSQRGFPDEGILAVYSLAPHNLGEMLYTKRFGPNAISVSLSPMGRYVMVGLASRRILLHPSTEHMVAQVFRLQQAHGGETSMRRVFNVLYPMPADQRRHVSINSARWLPEPGLGLAYGTNKGDLVICRPEALNSGIEYYWDQLNETVFTVHSSSRSSERPGTSRATWRTDRDMGLMNAIGLQPRNPTTSVTSQGTQTLALQLQNAETQTEREEEEPGAASSGPGEGEGSEYGGSGEDALSRIQRLMAEGGMTAVVQREQSTTMASMGGFGNNIIVSHRIHRSSQTGTESGAARTSSPQPSTSRGLLSEPGQLAERALSPRTASWEQPSTSGRELPQPALSSSSPVPIPVSLASNEGPTMHCNVTNNSHLPEGDGSNRGEAAGPSGEPRNR
- the Ambra1 gene encoding activating molecule in BECN1-regulated autophagy protein 1 isoform X2 — its product is MKVVPEKNAVRILWGRERGTRAMGAQRLLQELVEDKTRWMKWEGKRVELPDSPRSTFLLAFSPDRTLLASTHVNHNIYITEVKTGKCVHSLIGHRRTPWCVTFHPTISGLIASGCLDGEVRIWDLHGGSESWFTDSNNAIASLAFHPTAQLLLIATANEIHFWDWSRREPFAVVKTASEMERVRLVRFDPLGHYLLTAIVNPSNQQGDDEPEIPIDGTELSHYRQRALLQSQPVRRTPLLHNFLHMLSSRSSGIQVGEQSTVQDSATPSPPPPPPQPSTERPRTSAYIRLRQRVSYPTTVECCQHPGILCLCSRCAGTRVPSLLPHQDSVPPASARATTPSFSFVQTEPFHPPEQASSTQQDQGLLNRPSAFSTVQSSTAGNTLRNLSLGPTRRSLGGPLSSHPSRYHRELAPGLTGSEWTRTVLTLNSRSEVESMPPPRTSASSVSLLSVLRQQEGGSQASVYTSATEGRGFPSSGLATESDGGNGSSHNNSGNIRHELQCDLRRFFLEYDRLQELDQSLSGETPQTQQAQEMLNNNIESERPGPSHQPAPHSSENNSNLSRGHLNRCRACHNLLTFNNDTLRWERTTPNYSSGEASSSWHVSTTFEGMPPSGNQLPPLERTEGQMPSSSRLELSSSASSQEERTVGVAFNQETGHWERIYTQSSRSGTVSQEALHQDMPEESSEEDSLRRLSPAAYYAQRMIQYLSRRDSIRQRSMRYQQNRLRSSTSSSSSDNQGPAVEGTDLEFEDFEDSGDRSRHRAPRNARMSAPSLGRFVPRRFLLPEYLPYAGIFHERGQPGLATHSSVNRVLAGAVIGDGQSAVASNIANTTYRLQWWDFTKFDLPEISNASVNVLVQNCKIYNDASCDISADGQLLAAFIPSSQRGFPDEGILAVYSLAPHNLGEMLYTKRFGPNAISVSLSPMGRYVMVGLASRRILLHPSTEHMVAQVFRLQQAHGGETSMRRVFNVLYPMPADQRRHVSINSARWLPEPGLGLAYGTNKGDLVICRPEALNSGIEYYWDQLNETVFTVHSSSRSSERPGTSRATWRTDRDMGLMNAIGLQPRNPTTSVTSQGTQTLALQLQNAETQTEREEEEPGAASSGPGEGEGSEYGGSGEDALSRIQRLMAEGGMTAVVQREQSTTMASMGGFGNNIIVSHRIHRSSQTGTESGAARTSSPQPSTSRGLLSEPGQLAERALSPRTASWEQPSTSGRELPQPALSSSSPVPIPVSLASNEGPTMHCNVTNNSHLPEGDGSNRGEAAGPSGEPRNR